A genomic stretch from Bacillus sp. N1-1 includes:
- a CDS encoding VOC family protein: MIKQVSQIAIPVKKMERAVQFYKEILELQLLFETDQMAFFDCNGMRLLLSLPEKEKFAHASSIVYFEVKHIEKSYERLKKDGVLFSSKPHLVAKMDHTETWMAFFEDSEQNTHAIMSEISTK; encoded by the coding sequence ATGATCAAACAAGTGAGCCAGATTGCGATTCCCGTGAAGAAAATGGAACGAGCTGTCCAGTTTTACAAGGAAATCCTGGAGCTACAGTTATTATTTGAAACTGATCAAATGGCCTTTTTTGATTGTAACGGAATGCGTCTTCTTCTTAGCCTCCCGGAAAAAGAAAAATTTGCTCACGCTAGCTCTATTGTTTATTTTGAAGTAAAACACATTGAAAAAAGTTATGAGCGATTAAAAAAAGATGGCGTGTTATTTAGTAGTAAGCCTCATTTGGTTGCGAAAATGGATCATACCGAAACCTGGATGGCTTTTTTTGAGGATAGTGAGCAAAATACGCATGCCATTATGAGCGAAATTTCTACGAAGTAA
- the nagA gene encoding N-acetylglucosamine-6-phosphate deacetylase, translating to MAETRFVIDQVTVFSERETIENGYIKVENGIITEIGPAKQRNKSDGEKVYTFHENVSLLPGMIDVHIHGVNGADTMDATAEALDTITQALPAEGTTSFLATTITQEAKAIERAVKNAGEYVEKNQKPGGAEVLGIHLEGPFLNSERAGAQPLHAMQRPDIRVFEAWNKLAKGKIKLVTLAPEKEGGLELIRYLTDRGVIASIGHSDATYQQVMEAVKCGATHITHLYNGMKGLHHREPGVVGAALLNEQLKTEVIADGYHVRPEMIQLAYQQKTDAGVILITDAMRAKCLKNGRYDLGGQEVEVKDGKALLENGTLAGSVLKMKDALTNIQEYTRCSLESAIKMASENPAKQLGVFERKGSLAVGKEADLFVRSEDGEVMMTFCKGHLAYSNGRSGENENYSSE from the coding sequence AAGTAGAGAATGGTATCATTACTGAAATTGGACCGGCGAAGCAACGTAATAAAAGTGATGGTGAAAAAGTATATACGTTTCATGAGAATGTATCTTTGCTTCCAGGTATGATTGACGTTCATATTCACGGGGTGAATGGAGCGGATACGATGGATGCCACGGCAGAAGCCCTAGATACGATCACTCAAGCACTCCCTGCAGAAGGCACAACAAGCTTTCTAGCAACGACCATTACCCAGGAAGCAAAAGCAATCGAGCGTGCTGTGAAGAATGCAGGAGAGTATGTGGAGAAGAACCAAAAGCCAGGTGGTGCTGAAGTGCTTGGCATTCATTTAGAAGGACCATTTTTAAATAGTGAGAGAGCAGGTGCGCAGCCGCTGCATGCGATGCAGCGACCGGACATTCGAGTTTTTGAAGCTTGGAATAAGCTTGCAAAAGGCAAGATTAAACTCGTGACGCTTGCGCCTGAAAAAGAAGGTGGTCTGGAGCTTATTCGTTATTTGACTGATCGAGGTGTTATCGCATCAATTGGTCACTCTGATGCCACTTATCAGCAAGTGATGGAGGCAGTAAAATGTGGCGCTACGCACATTACGCATCTTTATAACGGAATGAAAGGACTACATCATCGAGAGCCAGGTGTTGTAGGAGCTGCATTATTGAATGAACAATTGAAAACAGAAGTGATTGCAGACGGATATCATGTTCGACCGGAAATGATTCAATTAGCTTATCAGCAAAAAACGGATGCAGGCGTGATCTTAATAACAGATGCCATGCGAGCGAAATGTCTTAAAAATGGTCGCTATGATTTAGGTGGACAGGAAGTAGAAGTGAAAGATGGTAAGGCGCTATTAGAAAACGGCACTTTAGCGGGCAGTGTATTAAAAATGAAAGACGCGCTTACTAATATTCAAGAGTATACAAGATGCTCCCTTGAAAGTGCGATTAAAATGGCATCAGAAAACCCTGCCAAACAGCTTGGAGTTTTTGAACGTAAGGGCAGTCTGGCTGTAGGAAAAGAGGCAGATCTTTTCGTACGATCTGAAGACGGGGAAGTGATGATGACTTTCTGTAAAGGTCATCTTGCATATTCAAATGGAAGGAGTGGGGAGAATGAGAATTATTCAAGCGAATGA
- a CDS encoding excisionase family DNA-binding protein → MYLTIKETAEYLSLPESYIETLIRENRVRTIFDGEQHLLYKEQFNTHFEQLDKMKRRLEEEANEPIPEDPDVKDED, encoded by the coding sequence ATGTACCTCACGATTAAAGAGACTGCAGAATATTTATCTCTACCTGAATCTTATATTGAAACGCTCATTCGTGAAAACCGCGTTCGAACCATTTTTGATGGTGAGCAGCATTTGTTATATAAAGAGCAGTTTAATACTCATTTTGAACAGCTTGACAAAATGAAGCGAAGATTAGAAGAGGAAGCGAATGAGCCAATTCCTGAAGATCCTGATGTAAAAGATGAAGATTAA
- a CDS encoding DUF4097 domain-containing protein gives MRSGFYVIVGLLTVGAVLLILYENTSLFAGGSDENSIKVTERTEEINIITHSSDMKIVPEARNDVKAALNGNGELSLRKQGDTIEVEVKQKWYQFFNFNGKSDVTVYLPADFNQNLKLEVGSGNVELKGASPLVLNDVDIEMSSGDVELSNLQTKSFKHDGSSGRLMIDQLSTEKGSFDISSGDVILTKYSGPLKGEMSSGEMKVQMNQLSGDVSFDLSSGDVELDLPDDANFTLDTEASSGDISTTFTLKEQTITNNKISGVHGSGEYQVNVSLSSGNARVY, from the coding sequence ATGAGAAGTGGATTTTATGTCATTGTTGGTTTGCTAACTGTTGGAGCAGTATTGTTAATTTTATATGAAAACACATCACTTTTTGCAGGAGGAAGCGATGAGAATAGCATAAAAGTGACGGAGCGAACGGAGGAAATTAACATAATCACGCACAGTAGTGATATGAAAATCGTCCCTGAAGCTCGAAATGATGTAAAAGCAGCATTGAATGGGAATGGAGAATTATCTTTACGTAAACAAGGGGATACGATTGAAGTAGAAGTGAAGCAGAAATGGTATCAATTTTTCAACTTTAATGGAAAATCAGATGTTACCGTCTACTTACCCGCGGACTTTAATCAAAACCTTAAGCTTGAAGTGGGTTCAGGAAATGTTGAATTAAAAGGAGCTAGTCCTCTCGTTTTAAATGATGTCGATATTGAGATGAGCTCTGGAGATGTTGAACTTTCTAACTTGCAAACGAAAAGTTTTAAACATGATGGTTCATCAGGACGACTGATGATTGATCAGCTCTCAACCGAAAAAGGAAGCTTTGATATTAGTTCTGGTGACGTGATCCTAACGAAATATTCGGGGCCACTAAAGGGAGAAATGTCATCCGGGGAAATGAAGGTTCAAATGAATCAGTTATCTGGAGATGTGTCGTTTGATTTAAGCTCGGGCGATGTGGAATTAGATCTTCCCGATGATGCGAACTTCACACTCGATACAGAAGCAAGCAGTGGCGATATTTCCACAACTTTCACGTTAAAAGAACAAACGATAACTAACAACAAGATTTCTGGTGTCCATGGTAGTGGAGAATACCAAGTAAATGTTTCGCTTTCAAGCGGAAACGCTCGCGTGTATTAA
- the nagB gene encoding glucosamine-6-phosphate deaminase gives MRIIQANDYQHMSELAANYLIDKVQTNPAIVLGLATGGTPLGTYKRLIMDHEQNGTSYKKVTTYNLDEYVGFSPENPNSYHAFMYNNLFEKVDIPTTNVHLPSGTALDLVEECKGYEERIEEAGGIDVQLLGMGSNGHIGFNEPGTSFQATTQIVELAQSTREANARFFDDIKEVPYQAITMGIATIMKSKEILLLVSGKSKNDAMKKLMEGEVDESFPASVLNKHSHVTIIADKEALSGVSVR, from the coding sequence ATGAGAATTATTCAAGCGAATGATTACCAACACATGAGTGAACTTGCAGCAAATTATCTAATAGACAAAGTGCAAACAAACCCGGCGATTGTACTCGGCCTTGCGACCGGAGGAACGCCACTTGGGACATATAAGCGACTGATTATGGACCATGAACAAAACGGCACGTCCTATAAAAAGGTGACAACATACAACCTTGATGAATATGTAGGTTTTTCGCCAGAAAACCCAAATAGTTACCACGCCTTTATGTACAACAATTTATTTGAAAAAGTCGACATTCCTACGACAAATGTTCACCTCCCCAGCGGAACCGCCCTTGATCTCGTAGAAGAATGTAAAGGCTATGAAGAGCGTATTGAGGAAGCTGGTGGGATAGATGTACAGCTTCTTGGCATGGGGAGTAATGGTCACATTGGCTTTAATGAGCCGGGAACATCCTTTCAAGCAACGACGCAAATTGTTGAACTGGCGCAATCAACAAGAGAAGCCAACGCACGATTTTTTGATGATATAAAGGAAGTGCCATACCAGGCCATTACGATGGGGATTGCAACGATTATGAAAAGCAAAGAAATTTTACTACTTGTATCGGGTAAATCGAAAAACGATGCGATGAAAAAATTGATGGAAGGTGAAGTCGACGAGTCTTTTCCTGCATCGGTATTAAACAAGCATTCTCATGTTACAATTATTGCTGATAAAGAAGCGTTGTCTGGTGTAAGTGTGCGCTGA
- a CDS encoding SIS domain-containing protein has product MFSEYFHHINQALQDIEEQEVSVIKRASSAVATSIENGQIVHVFGCGHSHMMAEEVFYRAGGLAPIRPILIEDLMLHRGGLRSSALERTNDLAKEFMAHQDIQRGDVVIVVSTSGRNPVPIDVALLSKERGAYVIGVTSRKASIGQTSRHHTGKYLYETVDLVIDHQVPSGDATMHNEKNQISFGSTSTILGMAVMNGITVEAIQQLIERGIHPPVFKSGNVDGSDEWNKTLIKKYKSRIPLLESKPHS; this is encoded by the coding sequence TTGTTTAGCGAATACTTTCATCACATTAATCAAGCGCTTCAAGACATTGAAGAACAAGAAGTAAGCGTTATAAAGCGAGCTAGTTCTGCTGTCGCAACGAGTATCGAAAACGGACAAATCGTCCATGTTTTTGGCTGTGGTCACTCGCATATGATGGCAGAAGAAGTTTTTTATCGTGCAGGAGGACTTGCTCCAATTCGTCCTATTTTAATTGAAGACTTAATGCTTCACAGGGGTGGATTGCGTTCTTCTGCGTTAGAACGAACTAATGACCTAGCAAAAGAGTTTATGGCTCATCAAGATATTCAACGAGGTGACGTTGTTATTGTTGTATCGACGTCAGGGCGTAATCCAGTTCCGATCGATGTAGCTCTTCTTAGCAAAGAAAGAGGAGCTTATGTGATTGGAGTAACTTCTCGAAAAGCTTCAATTGGGCAAACTTCCAGACATCATACAGGAAAGTATTTGTATGAAACGGTTGACCTGGTGATTGATCATCAGGTTCCATCGGGAGATGCGACGATGCACAATGAGAAGAATCAAATCTCGTTTGGTTCTACTTCGACAATACTCGGGATGGCCGTTATGAACGGTATTACAGTAGAAGCCATTCAGCAGTTAATTGAACGAGGGATTCATCCTCCTGTATTTAAAAGTGGGAATGTAGATGGATCAGATGAGTGGAATAAGACATTAATTAAGAAATACAAATCACGCATACCTCTACTTGAAAGTAAACCTCATTCCTAG
- a CDS encoding GntR family transcriptional regulator, with the protein MIDKTSPLPIYYQLVEWIKGLIERGELKPGDSLPSEREYAERFSISRMTVRQAITELVNGGYLYRQKGVGTFVAEKKIEQQLMGLTSFTEDMKSRGMEPSSKLVGFEIVPAPSYISQQLKIQEHAPVYEIKRIRLADGIPMALEKTYISANLVKGLTEETVQHSLYHHIEHQLAIKIQEATQVLESSVATQQEAEYLNIQKGAPILLIQRNTKLADETPLEVVKSSYRADRYKFMITLKR; encoded by the coding sequence ATGATTGATAAGACGTCCCCATTACCGATTTATTATCAGTTAGTGGAGTGGATAAAAGGATTAATTGAACGTGGTGAATTAAAGCCAGGTGATTCATTGCCCTCAGAGCGAGAGTATGCTGAACGGTTTAGCATTAGTCGTATGACGGTTAGACAGGCGATTACAGAGCTTGTGAACGGCGGGTATCTTTATCGCCAAAAAGGCGTTGGAACTTTTGTAGCCGAAAAAAAGATTGAACAGCAGTTGATGGGGTTAACAAGTTTTACTGAAGATATGAAATCTCGGGGAATGGAGCCTAGCAGCAAACTTGTTGGATTTGAAATCGTACCAGCTCCTTCTTATATTTCGCAGCAGTTAAAAATACAAGAACACGCTCCAGTATACGAAATAAAACGGATTAGACTTGCTGATGGCATTCCGATGGCTCTTGAGAAGACGTACATTTCAGCGAATCTCGTCAAAGGACTAACAGAAGAAACCGTCCAACATTCATTGTATCATCACATTGAGCATCAGCTCGCTATCAAGATCCAAGAGGCTACTCAGGTGCTGGAGTCATCTGTAGCGACACAGCAAGAGGCCGAGTACCTTAATATTCAAAAGGGTGCACCAATCCTGCTCATTCAGCGAAATACGAAACTTGCCGACGAAACACCGCTAGAAGTTGTAAAGTCTTCGTATCGAGCAGATCGTTATAAATTTATGATTACACTTAAGCGTTAA